A stretch of the Dyella telluris genome encodes the following:
- a CDS encoding type IV pilin protein, whose amino-acid sequence MNSDGFRFRGVSRPRSSTASPLAVHAASARGFTLIELMVVVAVIAILASLALASYRRHVLHANRNAAESVMLGIASAEERYLVDNRAYVATASSVGYAAGTLPSNYNFGITVGTTPPTYTITATAVSTSGQANDTGCTTLTVDNTGAKTPSPTTSPCWQ is encoded by the coding sequence ATGAATAGCGACGGTTTCCGCTTCAGGGGCGTGTCCCGCCCGCGGTCTTCGACGGCATCGCCGCTGGCGGTGCATGCTGCATCTGCGCGCGGTTTCACGCTGATCGAACTCATGGTCGTGGTGGCGGTGATCGCCATCCTGGCCTCGCTGGCGCTGGCCAGTTATCGCAGGCATGTGCTGCACGCCAATCGCAATGCCGCCGAGAGCGTCATGCTTGGCATCGCGTCGGCCGAGGAACGTTACCTTGTCGACAACCGGGCTTATGTGGCCACCGCGTCATCGGTGGGCTATGCCGCCGGCACGCTGCCGTCCAACTACAACTTCGGGATCACGGTGGGTACCACCCCCCCGACATACACCATTACCGCGACGGCGGTCTCGACCAGTGGCCAGGCTAATGACACGGGCTGCACCACGCTGACAGTGGACAACACCGGTGCCAAGACG